One genomic window of Fusarium keratoplasticum isolate Fu6.1 chromosome 3, whole genome shotgun sequence includes the following:
- a CDS encoding Protein N-terminal and lysine N-methyltransferase EFM7, which translates to MANEVDYGFDGLMDDPEDYYPPTPPPTSQVFTMQNGKPITLHLVGASPTEAHHLWNGAKMIADFFEDGPSRVRNKTVLELGAAAGLPSLVAAILGARKVVVTDFPDPDIIKIMQKNIDECDETVEPKGHIADVVDAVGFVWGADPLPLLAHLNPTQPEDPKERFDILILADLLFRHSEHGALIKTIRETMRVSRDSVAYVFFTSYRPWKKEADERFFDIAREQGFEVEQIAERRLDKPLFENDPGDLEVQKTVRGFAVKWSAEACS; encoded by the coding sequence ATGGCCAACGAGGTAGACTATGGCTTCGACGGCCTCATGGACGATCCCGAGGACTACTACCCCCCTACGCCGCCGCCTACGTCCCAGGTTTTCACAATGCAGAATGGCAAACCCATAACGCTGCACCTCGTCGGTGCCAGCCCAACAGAGGCTCACCATCTCTGGAACGGTGCAAAGATGATCGCCGACTTCTTTGAGGATGGTCCTTCTCGCGTCCGCAACAAGACGGTCCTCGAGCTAGGAGCCGCTGCTGGTTTGCCCAGTCTCGTTGCTGCCATCCTTGGCGCTCGCAAGGTCGTCGTGACTGATTTCCCGGACCcggacatcatcaagatcatgCAGAAGAATATCGACGAGTGTGACGAGACGGTCGAGCCCAAGGGACACATCGCCGatgttgtcgatgctgttgGGTTCGTCTGGGGCGCTGATCCCCTTCCTCTCCTCGCTCACCTCAACCCAACCCAGCCAGAAGATCCCAAAGAACGGTTCGACATTCTCATTCTGGCAGATCTTCTCTTTCGACATAGCGAGCATGGTGCTTTAATCAAGACGATCCGAGAGACAATGCGGGTTTCGCGCGATAGCGTTGCCTATGTCTTTTTCACATCATACCGgccgtggaagaaggaggccgatgAGCGTTTCTTCGATATCGCGCGTGAGCAGGGCTTTGAGGTGGAGCAGATTGCCGAGCGCCGCCTGGATAAGCCGCTGTTCGAGAACGACCCTGGTGACCTGGAGGTGCAGAAGACGGTGAGGGGATTTGCTGTCAAGTGGTCTGCCGAGGCGTGTAGTTGA
- a CDS encoding F-box domain-containing protein translates to MEKKSLVSLPDDLILDIVEYLDTARDVAHVGALSRRTQGLIHQDGWRTFVKTRFPSLDVPSSLGTSWGMLADRATYLDKCWEKRGFWMNVLYEKKQQPGRFQRRVSGSQSVLFHSVLDARLSSSHEEEIVAAGVGENLLVRVKPVDKRQPDVWHQLQGQALGYRAGTGDVTAVSVVEDEETAGVVVGRANGDIQILSAKDNFTTPLRNLKPADDTLLNHASDPMRKSPGQLAVSSLQWHPQSNLLASGKGSVLTLHDLNTSETSPVAYHDFSQASPNDEASLLRSAKFMSKDVVACALGGSRNPLRWGQLTPTGIQFSNAASNPRPLDDAAALTEVRLGEKTTIRAIEPVRGGGNENLLLSAWDDGTYRLFDIRTPSAQDAVYRDRFQPYEAGSSLLVYGTERFIAGSNTAPDIRLFDFRYPKPYHHTTALPCSAQWPFPSQKDDHKMWRSGWAPECQQCRPADGTACPWHGLSRRNYWRPDATLHIGSPTLDRIYCLAKASDLSETVYCGLRGAILEMNLHLTSDAAYEEGSRTTPAGWRMGRPGGKISLIETGVSLCQAKEWSLDSRGVPELIVQRPQPQAQQTGSPDQMKRHRLDSAFHRLQDFQQAQG, encoded by the exons ATGGAAAAGAAGTCTTTGGTGAGCCTCCCAGAtgatctcatcctcgacattGTCGAATACCTCGACACGGCCCGCGACGTCGCCCACGTCGGGGCCCTGAGCCGGCGCACGCAGGGTCTCATCCACCAGGACGGATGGCGCACCTTTGTCAAGACCCGGTTCCCGTCCCTCGATGTGCCTTCTAGTCTAGGCACCTCGTGGGGCATGCTTGCAGATCGCGCGACATACCTGGACAAGTGCTGGGAGAAGCGCGGCTTTTGGATGAATGTGCTGtatgagaagaagcagcagccgGGGAGATTTCAGCGGAGGGTTAGTGGAAGCCAATCTGTGCTTTTCCACTCCGTACTCGATGCTCGTCTCTCATCGTCAcacgaggaggagatcgtTGCTGCGGGCGTGGGTGAGAACCTCTTGGTACGGGTGAAGCCGGTGGATAAGCGACAGCCAGATGTGTGGCACCAACTTCAGGGGCAGGCCCTTGGCTACCGAGCTGGAACTGGTGATGTGACGGCAGTTTCGGTGGTAGAAGATGAGGAAACTGCAGGTGTCGTGGTCGGGAGGGCAAACGGAGATATCCAAATCCTCTCAGCCAAGGACAACTTTACAACTCCCTTGAGAAACCTCAAGCCAGCAGACGACACCCTACTCAACCATGCGTCTGATCCTATGAGAAAATCACCAGGACAACTCGCAGTATCATCTTTGCAGTGGCACCCCCAAAGCAACCTCCTGGCGAGTGGCAAAGGCTCTGTCCTCACCCTTCACGACCTAAACACCTCGGAAACAAGCCCCGTGGCGTACCACGACTTTTCCCAAGCAAGTCCCAACGACGAGGCCTCACTTTTACGCAGCGCCAAGTTCATGAGCAAGGACGTTGTAGCTTGTGCTCTAGGCGGTAGTCGAAATCCCCTCCGCTGGGGACAACTCACGCCGACGGGGATACAGTTTAGCAACGCTGCCAGCAACCCAAGGCCACTCGATGACGCTGCTGCTCTCACAGAGGTGAGACTGGGAGAAAAAACAACGATCCGGGCCATTGAACCTGTCAGGGGCGGAGGCAACGAGAATCTGCTGTTGAGTGCGTGGGATGACGGGACATATAG ACTCTTTGATATCCGCACACCCTCGGCACAGGACGCCGTCTACCGAGACCGTTTCCAGCCCTACGAGGCCGGCAGTTCCCTCCTCGTCTACGGCACAGAGCGTTTCATCGCCGGTAGCAACACGGCTCCGGACATTCGACTCTTTGACTTTCGGTACCCCAAGCCGTACCACCACACAACGGCTCTCCCATGCTCAGCCCAGTGGCCTTTTCCAAGCCAAAAAGACGACCACAAGATGTGGAGATCGGGTTGGGCCCCAGAATGTCAGCAGTGCCGTCCTGCAGATGGAACGGCGTGTCCGTGGCATGGTCTATCGAGGCGGAACTACTGGAGGCCTGATGCCACGCTGCACATTGGGAGTCCGACATTAGACAGAATCTACTGCTTAGCCAAGGCGTCAGATCTATCAGAGACTGTCTACTGCGGCCTCCGCGGTGCCATCCTCGAGATGAACCTCCACCTCACCTCAGACGCAGCCTACGAAGAAGGCTCTCGCACAACACCAGCAGGGTGGCGAATGGGAAGACCGGGCGGCAAGATTTCGCTCATAGAAACGGGCGTGAGCCTCTGCCAGGCAAAGGAGTGGTCCCTCGACAGCCGCGGCGTCCCAGAGCTGATCGTCCAGCGGCCACAACCCCAAGCACAACAGACGGGATCGCCGGATCAGATGAAGCGGCATAGACTGGACTCGGCGTTCCATAGACTACAGGATTTCCAACAGGCACAAGGATGA
- a CDS encoding Mediator of RNA polymerase II transcription subunit 13: METGEYETNTLSINNIASIAFRIYEPSPDQSQSFQSSALEIESILRDQGRLVSYDTNRLGIWVFQIVSKDGATDAVSPVPGATLEVCGYTLGMVEEGTLEPMALQKSRIPGNTTQNAAANPPSANPTTDSSQRNSMLSPTQAMGGNLQEGDSQLSAQPTETKAAQPVPKTIYENFIVAILFSVSFAFCSRSMAVPLNYRTVLIPPSLGDASEQERGSLPSDPVIGTFKTYLTTTGSLIISLYFSYCRSMASVEDAVSTDPISPSSPILAAPYGVLATKQSSSNGDHVSAADHSLSQTPNTQVLAVRTVADAQDSLWKHSCLRALQHCGLNPSNFKAGSWINLLVSKPASPEAENDPKRTRATVPWPGALCFRKKPLEVSTTCRIGDTMLSGHEECHDPLGNARGWFNSTSEREEKVSKRKAERVLAIPREVNSGDAQPQRINGQSPLTLRRPSTAAAGVMYPTPPDAIQQHLGVTPSIDGTISSPGNPPPTAAAVDIDTAMPTVTPMADADNDGWDGNHEAKRDRSDSNLLGESENILSDMGEDVFGDHNITEDDFDFFDQPDGNDLDITMGDLQPNPIPPPPQTLPPVVVKQPEPQKAIEDTGPKPKPGVDDSVFAKPELKHARSSLNDDHRAKPERPNSTKRGSSPFDPATVFKRVRASLSSPVQDSRNPSPIARRKSSIFEKVEFDPKLPLINKKYEQGGAFDFSRDQEAERLKRDSNTLSDAEYLERHGKLKPSMRKLSLPASTFIKGFTGMEVSNNTSPTRINGNMSGSEGSDLESDQEDSSSMSGGPTSPIKSSVKRAVVDDDVLSQATSTKEAEPSEETAEEQLAIELPRLSKPESPELLLSRFFSEPEPLNVDVGLSNQDFVEIAQIITEQAATGRLEIGIDHKVDATTGLATIRGQEVNVARTSLQLLHSVVPSSLGSASPVRLKGLLDIPDLPLVGQPNRLQPRPAPGRDPNSEQMRPNNLYQIPVPHLEVRRAETKLSVLPSSVSFWESLGLAPSWGTKDIASLCIFPGWKGMADHVGTFLDRLKSVYESLKLGTFNKLVLSGEMKDGVLPYEVDRISTSPDATITGHGSALVESMEVLRGSLSEWKSKQKNLVIYFVYSPDNPASIIEACTAFYRCFDEYSDLLATRRETPQNELVLQLVSSDLISSTTCLVVPSPTEMIKLCMETYDRCTLFLDPEFGGPTPAPAIMLEQPLPRIIDFKLGSTPSQSLMHENSCLHVGYAESLDGRWITAAWTDNRGQQQATASYSVTRTRTPDRSTAQQKAAILVEIWATTLAMMSIWKVHWRVIVTKSGPMDQREVEWWQTASKLDDKASFTMVLMTVDTNPSLQLIPPTVKIPHTATSAFYSTPVSTPQASIVSPEQTTTPATPMRDNNPPGATPGAESAGEVDGDSFLIDATDQTWGAVVGHRLGNSTTLLEVRPALVSGYLIKRTGTRIEDPPVVMEVNLVHTEATPRAYEPLLREMLCYFRGLGTLARARGVVDREMDVRPWHIAAAEKGVRALHLLL, encoded by the exons ATGGAGACCGGCGAATATGAAACGAATACCCTGTCGATT AATAATATCGCGTCCATTGCCTTTCGCATCTACGAGCCGTCCCCCGACCAATCCCAGAGCTTCCAATCTTCCGCTCTTGAGATCGAGAGCATCCTTCGTGACCAAGGACGACTCGTCTCGTACGATACCAATCGACTGGGAATATGGGTTTTTCAAATCGTGAGCAAAGATGGCGCAACCGATGCCGTCAGCCCTGTCCCAGGCGCCACCCTCGAAGTTTGCGGATACACACTTGGaatggtggaggagggcacACTCGAGCCTATGGCCCTGCAAAAGAGCCGCATCCCGGGAAACACTACGCAAAATGCGGCGGCGAACCCCCCCTCGGCCAACCCTACTACGGACTCGTCTCAACGGAACTCGATGCTCTCGCCGACGCAAGCCATGGGCGGAAACTTGCAAGAAGGGGATTCGCAGTTATCAGCTCAACCCACTGAAACCAAGGCGGCGCAGCCTGTGCCAAAGACTATTTACGAGAATTTCATCGTTGCAATTCTTTTTTCAGTATCATTCGCGTTCTGCAGCCGATCGATGGCTGTTCCGCTCAACTATCGAACTGTCTTGATCCCTCCGTCGCTAGGCGACGCGAGTGAGCAAGAAAGGGGCTCTCTGCCAAGCGATCCAGTTATTGGGACATTCAAGACTTATCTCACAACTACTGGCTCTCTTATCATCAGCCTGTACTTTTCATACTGCAGAAGCATGGCATCAGTGGAAGACGCCGTTTCGACGGATCCGATTTCACCGAGCAGCCCGATCCTTGCTGCCCCCTATGGAGTTCTGGCGACGAAACAGAGTTCAAGCAACGGCGATCACGTCTCAGCGGCTGATCATAGCTTATCTCAAACACCAAATACACAAGTATTAGCCGTTAGGACAGTTGCAGATGCCCAAGACTCCCTTTGGAAGCACTCATGTCTCAGAGCCCTCCAGCACTGTGGACTTAACCCTTCCAACTTCAAAGCAGGCTCCTGGATTAATCTACTGGTTTCGAagccagcttctccagaggCGGAAAATGACCCAAAGCGGACACGCGCGACAGTGCCTTGGCCAGGGGCTCTTTGCTTCCGCAAAAAGCCACTGGAGGTTTCGACCACTTGCCGGATAGGAGATACGATGCTGAGCGGGCATGAGGAATGTCATGACCCCTTGGGGAACGCCCGAGGATGGTTCAACTCGACGTCAGAAAGGGAAGAGAAGGTCTCGAAACGAAAGGCAGAGCGAGTGCTTGCAATCCCAAGGGAAGTCAATAGTGGCGATGCCCAACCCCAAAGAATCAACGGGCAATCTCCCTTGACACTCCGACGACCCAGCACAGCGGCTGCTGGGGTCATGTATCCCACACCTCCTGATGCGATTCAACAGCATCTCGGCGTGACGCCTTCAATAGACGGGACAATATCAAGTCCTGGCAATCCACCTCcaactgctgctgctgttgacaTCGATACCGCAATGCCAACAGTGACGCCGATGGCTGACGCCGATAACGACGGGTGGGATGGGAATCACGAGGCGAAGAGGGATCGAAGTGACAGCAATCTCCTGGGCGAGTCTGAGAATATCTTGAGCGATATGGGCGAAGATGTCTTTGGCGACCACAACATTACAGAGGACGATTTCGACTTTTTCGACCAGCCTGACGGCAACGACTTGGACATCACAATGGGAGACTTGCAGCCAAATCCTATCCCACCGCCACCTCAAACTTTGCCCCCTGTGGTGGTCAAGCAGCCGGAGCCTCAAAAAGCCATTGAGGATACTGGACCCAAACCGAAACCCGGGGTTGACGACTCTGTCTTTGCCAAGCCCGAACTGAAACATGCTCGAAGCTCACTAAACGATGATCATCGTGCTAAACCTGAGCGACCCAACTCTACCAAACGAGGATCAAGCCCTTTCGACCCAGCAACAGTGTTCAAGCGCGTCCGGGCGTCGTTAAGCAGCCCTGTGCAAGATTCTCGCAATCCTTCCCCAATCGCTCGCCGGAAGAGCAGCATCTTTGAAAAGGTTGAGTTTGATCCGAAGCTCCCTTtgattaataaaaaatacGAGCAAGGTGGTGCCTTTGACTTTTCAAGGGATCAGGAGGCAGAGAGGTTGAAGCGCGACTCCAACACTCTTTCGGATGCCGAGTACCTGGAACGACATGGGAAGCTGAAGCCGAGTATGAGGAAGCTGTCACTTCCTGCCAGCACTTTCATCAAGGGTTTTACAGGGATGGAAGTCTCCAACAACACGAGTCCTACGAGGATAAATGGGAACATGTCGGGCTCCGAAGGCAGTGATCTCGAGTCTGATCAAGAGGATTCGAGCTCCATGTCAGGGGGTCCTACTTCACCAATCAAGTCAAGTGTGAAGCGGGCGGTTGTGGACGACGATGTCCTATCTCAGGCTACATCGACGAAGGAGGCGGAGCCGAGCGAAGAGACAGCCGAGGAGCAACTCGCGATAGAGCTGCCGAGGCTCTCGAAACCGGAATCCCCTGAGTTGTTGCTCTCTCGATTCTTttcagagccagagcccCTCAATGTTGATGTCGGACTCTCAAACCAGGACTTTGTTGAGATTGCACAAATCATTACGGAGCAGGCGGCCACCGGGCGCTTAGAGATTGGTATTGACCACAAAGTCGACGCAACGACTGGATTGGCGACAATAAGGGGTCAGGAAGTCAATGTTGCTCGCACTTCCCTGCAACTTCTCCACAGTGTCGTTCCCTCCAGCCTAGGAAGCGCATCGCCAGTTCGGTTGAAGGGACTCCTCGACATCCCAGACCTTCCACTTGTAGGACAGCCAAATCGTCTCCAGCCTAGGCCAGCTCCAGGCAGAGACCCCAATTCGGAACAAATGCGGCCCAACAACTTGTACCAGATTCCCGTACCCCATTTGGAGGTTCGTAGGGCAGAGACGAAGCTATCCGTGCTTCCCTCGTCAGTCTCGTTCTGGGAAAGTCTTGGACTGGCACCCTCGTGGGGCACCAAAGACATCGCCTCGCTCTGCATCTTTCCGGGCTGGAAGGGCATGGCGGATCATGTGGGAACATTCCTCGACCGTCTGAAGAGCGTGTACGAATCTCTAAAGCTGGGAACCTTCAACAAGCTAGTGCTGTCTGGGGAGATGAAAGATGGTGTCCTGCCGTACGAGGTTGATAGGATCTCGACCTCTCCGGATGCCACTATCACAGGCCATGGTTCTGCCCTTGTTGAAAGCATGGAGGTGCTTCGAGGTTCCTTGTCAGAGTGGAAGTCCAAGCAAAAGAACCTGGTGATTTACTTTGTCTACTCACCCGACAACCCGGCCTCTATCATCGAAGCATGCACGGCCTTCTACCGCTGCTTTGATGAGTATAGCGATTTGCTAGCAACTCGTCGAGAGACTCCACAGAATGAGTTGGTGTTACAACTTGTGTCCTCGGACTTGATATCATCCACGACTTGTCTTGTCGTGCCCAGTCCCACAGAGATGATCAAACTCTGTATGGAAACGTACGATCGGTGTACTTTGTTCCTGGACCCTGAGTTTGGTGGCCCTACACCCGCTCCAGCGATCATGCTTGAGCAGCCTCTGCCTCGCATCATCGATTTCAAGCTTGGAAGCACACCCTCTCAGTCTCTCATGCATGAGAACTCGTGTCTCCATGTTGGATATGCTGAAAGCCTGGATGGGCGGTGGATTACAGCAGCATGGACCGACAACCGTGGACAACAGCAGGCGACTGCTTCCTACTCCGTCACCAGGACAAGGACTCCTGACCGATCCACAGCTCAACAGAAAGCGGCCATCTTAGTTGAGATCTGGGCAACAACACTGGCCATGATGTCGATCTGGAAGGTCCACTGGCGAGTGATTGTGACCAAGTCAGGACCCATGGATCAGAGAGAAGTTGAGTGGTGGCAAACAGCCTCCAAGCTGGATGATAAGGCCTCCTTCaccatggtgttgatgacggTCGACACCAACCCTTCTCTTCAACTTATACCACCAACAGTCAAGATTCCTCACACAGCAACTTCAGCATTCTACTCGACACCCGTGTCGACACCACAAGCCAGTATCGTCTCGCCGGAGCAAACCACGACACCAGCAACTCCAATGCGTGATAATAATCCCCCAGGTGCTACGCCCGGTGCTGAGAGTGCCGGTGAGGTAGATGGCGACTCGTTCCTCATCGATGCCACAGATCAGACTTGGGGTGCTGTAGTCGGACACAGACTGGGCAACTCTACCACTCTACTCGAGGTTCGACCAGCACTGGTGAGCGGCTACCTAATCAAACGAACTGGAACGAGGATCGAAGACCCGCCGGTAGTGATGGAGGTCAACCTCGTGCATACCGAAGCCACCCCACGGGCGTACGAACCCCTACTTAGAGAGATGCTGTGCTACTTCAGGGGCCTGGGGACGTTGGCCAGGGCGCGAGGCGTTGTGGACCgtgagatggatgtgagACCCTGGCACATTGCGGCGGCCGAGAAAGGCGTGCGAGCGCTGCATCTATTATTATGA
- a CDS encoding Ribosome biogenesis protein ENP2, which translates to MKLSNPGTVPVYTISGASTARPLPDWLARRRKRSLKNDAEYQNRVELLQDFEFEEASNCIRVSEDGDWIMSTGTYKPQIHVHNLPQLSLSFARHTNSLNHSFVLLSSDYSKSLHLQTDRRLEFHTPMGCHTEVRLPRYGRDLVYDRHCTEALVPAVGLDADGKGEVFRMNLELGRFMKSYQIEVGGDDEMTGGGLQGGIGVGSVNTAAIAENTHNLMAFGTSIGTVEFWDPRSKSRVALLGGHEGEVTALDFSPSGLSIITGSSSGMMQIFDLRRPVPLMKKDQGYGFPVQKLIHMTTASQEKKILSADKRIIKVWDETTGDPWTSVEPLVDINDVAWCKDTGMLLTANEGKQQHAFFVPQLGPAPKWCSFLDNMVEEMAEEVHTETYDNYKFLTLPELKQLSLAHLIGKTNLLRPYMHGYFVASKLYEQARLIANPYVWEEERTKRIKEKVEKERASRIRGTKKVKVNQRLVDKLLKKQENRDEVDTKAGILGDSRFSKLFEDEAFAIDETSGEFRALNPSTVVDQPVDPKAPTRYQGKDSDEESSDDDMGEDEIRAPKKSKDDVVMRVSSTSNQGRTVKDTALGSRQQKSGRINKARGEVVGERQVSFVPESKKKQKQREEEEAAPPPREKRSGARRSASANTFRRM; encoded by the coding sequence ATGAAGCTCTCCAATCCGGGAACCGTTCCCGTCTACACAATCTCGGGGGCCTCTACAGCTCGCCCCCTTCCAGACTGGCTTGCCCGGCGCAGAAAGCGAAGTTTGAAGAACGATGCCGAGTACCAGAACCGTGTCGAGCTCCTGCAGGACTTTGAGTTCGAGGAGGCAAGCAACTGTATCCGAGTTagcgaggatggcgattGGATCATGAGCACTGGCACATACAAGCCGCAGATTCACGTTCACAACCTACCTCAGCTGTCGCTGTCCTTCGCTCGCCACACCAACTCTCTCAACCACTCTTTCGTCCTCCTCTCGTCCGACTACTCCAAATCTCTTCACCTTCAGACCGATCGCCGTCTCGAATTTCATACCCCTATGGGCTGTCACACTGAAGTCCGTCTTCCTAGATATGGTCGCGATCTTGTCTACGATAGGCACTGCACTGAAGCTCTTGTTCCGGCCGTTGGCCTAGATGCCGATGGCAAGGGCGAGGTTTTCCGAATGAACCTCGAACTGGGACGTTTCATGAAATCATACCAAATCgaggttggtggtgatgatgagatgacGGGTGGTGGTTTGCAGGGAGGTATTGGGGTTGGCAGTGTCAACACTGCAGCAATCGCAGAAAATACCCATAACCTGATGGCCTTTGGAACCTCAATAGGAACTGTCGAATTCTGGGATCCACGTTCCAAGTCCAGAGTTGCCCTACTCGGAGGCCATGAAGGCGAGGTCACCGCACTCGACTTTAGCCCTTCAGGCCTATCCATTATCACCGGCTCGTCTAGTGGCATGATGCAAATTTTCGACCTACGACGGCCAGTACCCCTTATGAAGAAGGATCAAGGATATGGCTTCCCTGTTCAAAAACTCATTCACATGACTACCGCTTCgcaagaaaagaagattCTGTCTGCCGATAAGCGTATCATCAAGGTCTGGGATGAGACGACGGGAGACCCCTGGACATCCGTGGAGCCTCTTGTGGACATCAATGATGTCGCCTGGTGCAAGGACACCGGTATGCTTCTGACTGCCAACGAAGGCAAACAACAGCATGCATTCTTCGTTCCTCAGCTTGGCCCTGCGCCTAAATGGTGCTCTTTCCTGGACAACATGGTCGAGGAGATGGCAGAAGAGGTGCACACGGAAACCTACGACAACTACAAGTTCTTGACGCTGCCCGAGCTCAAGCAGCTGAGCTTGGCTCATCTTATTGGAAAGACCAACCTGCTCCGGCCATACATGCATGGATACTTTGTGGCATCTAAGCTGTACGAGCAAGCTAGGTTGATCGCCAACCCCTACGTctgggaagaggagaggacaAAGCGtatcaaggagaaggtcgagaaggAACGTGCCAGCAGAATCAGGGGcaccaagaaggtcaaggtcaaccagaggctggtggacaagcttctcaagaagcaggagaACAGAGACGAGGTCGACACCAAGGCTGGTATTCTTGGCGATTCCCGATTCAGCAAGCTGTTCGAGGATGAAGCctttgccattgacgagACTAGCGGAGAATTCCGAGCTCTCAACCCCAGCACCGTGGTGGATCAGCCAGTCGATCCCAAGGCCCCGACTCGGTATCAAGGCAAGGACTCTGATGAGGAGTCTAGTGACGACGATATGGGAGAGGATGAAATCAGGGCACCAAAGAAGTCAAAGGACGACGTGGTAATGCGGGTGTCGTCTACCAGCAACCAGGGCCGAACAGTCAAGGACACCGCACTTGGCTCGAGACAGCAGAAGTCGGGTCGGATCAACAAGGCCCGAGGAGAGGTGGTCGGCGAGCGGCAAGTGTCATTTGTTCCTGagtcaaagaagaagcagaagcagcgagaggaggaggaagccgcACCCCCACCCAGGGAGAAGCGATCTGGTGCTCGGCGAAGCGCCAGTGCCAACACGTTCAGACGGATGTAA
- a CDS encoding Copper-fist domain-containing protein translates to MPLINGQKMACEPCIRGHRSTKCTHANERLMVPVRKPGRPLSTCPHPASRPCSCGRVTAAIPKKQPCRCGSNKSAESPTGKPENGDSASESTSQSPSSKTTSSSYRVQKTSSRSSVSSRRPSVDPAALQRMDPGMLNIMPAYDGISQKPAAPLPEMSPYGAMGMTPAESPFGPVMYPMFQPHMPPPMMSADGSKPVLASHGVSMATPHIPEETREPVAKGGSCCGGGNADDDSAVPSTLPSMPSPPTKTKPKSCCSSSINSPKPDQKSDTVPTSDVSTPNGMVMSPFPPTPIMMPNGMYAYYPQPTVFTYPPQYGSYLQPLQPEQWRQVMASMTFAGQGGMPSPYGMPYPPPGTPHSAAGTSHQCSCGASCQCIGCAAHPYNEATQNYVRSAWQSMMEDPQRAQTHSSAGYTHVNGHGNAEMPTTNGSGAPTVPAVGPAEGTVSPVAPQTPSEAASGVSEEQALSANDFFFVSYPFGDSCAGEQASCPCGDDCQCLGCVIHNNSEVVAEGVAEA, encoded by the exons ATGCCTCTCATCAACGGCCAGAAGATGGCCTG CGAGCCCTGCATCCGCGGCCATCGCTCGACCAAATGTACTCACGCGAACGAGCGATTGATGGTGCCTGTTCGCAAACCAGGCCGTCCCCTGAGTACTTGTCCTCACCCGGCATCTCGCCCATGCTCCTGTGGCAGAGTCACAGCCGCCAtccccaagaagcagccgTGTCGCTGCGGCTCCAACAAAAGCGCCGAATCTCCCACTGGGAAGCCCGAGAATGGCGACTCAGCAAGCGAATCGACATCTCAAAGTCCTTCCAGCAAGACAACAAGTTCAAGTTACCGAGTGCAGAAGACGAGCTCTAGGAGCAGCGTCTCCAGTCGGCGACCATCTGTTGACCCAGCTGCACTCCAGAGGATGGACCCTGGCATGCTCAATATCATGCCTGCCTATGACGGCATATCTCAGAAGCCTGCTGCACCCCTTCCCGAGATGTCTCCCTATGGAGCCATGGGTATGACGCCGGCGGAAAGCCCATTTGGGCCGGTCATGTATCCCATGTTTCAACCACATATGCCGCCTCCCATGATGAGCGCGGATGGCTCTAAACCGGTCCTGGCTTCCCATGGCGTTTCCATGGCGACTCCACATATACCGGAAGAAACGAGGGAACCTGTGGCCAAGGGCGGTTCGTGTTGCGGCGGTGGTAACGCTGATGATGATTCTGCTGTCCCTAGCACACTTCCTTCGATGCCGAGTCCTCCGACCAAGACGAAACCCAAGAGTTGTTGTTCGTCCAGCATCAACTCTCCTAAACCGGACCAAAAGTCAGACACGGTGCCCACATCCGACGTTTCAACGCCGAATGGCATGGTCATGTCACCTTTCCCACCGACGCCTATTATGATGCCGAACGGCATGTATGCCTATTATCCCCAACCTACAGTATTCACCTACCCCCCACAGTACGGCTCCTACTTGCAGCCTTTACAACCCGAGCAGTGGAGGCAGGTCATGGCATCGATGACATTTGCGGGTCAAGGTGGTATGCCGTCTCCCTACGGCATGCCATACCCTCCTCCAGGAACGCCTCATTCGGCCGCGGGCACTTCTCACCAGTGCAGTTGTGGCGCATCTTGCCAGTGTATCGGATGTGCGGCCCACCCATACAACGAAGCAACCCAGAACTACGTTCGATCTGCGTGGCAGAGCATGATGGAAGATCCTCAACGAGCACAGACCCACAGCAGCGCCGGCTATACTCATGTTAACGGACACGGAAATGCTGAGATGCCGACAACGAACGGTTCGGGTGCACCAACGGTGCCTGCTGTCGGACCTGCTGAAGGAACGGTATCGCCAGTTGCACCACAAACGCCATCCGAGGCGGCTTCAGGGGTCAGCGAGGAACAGGCTCTGTCGGCCAACGACTTCTTTTTCGTCAGTTATCCGTTTGGAGACTCGTGTGCCGGCGAGCAAGCGAGCTGCCCTTGTGGAGATGATTGCCAGTGCCTTGGCTGTGTGATACATAACAATTCCGAGGTGGTGGCAGAAGGGGTTGCTGAAGCATAG